A part of Aegilops tauschii subsp. strangulata cultivar AL8/78 chromosome 2, Aet v6.0, whole genome shotgun sequence genomic DNA contains:
- the LOC141041904 gene encoding tyrosine N-monooxygenase-like has translation MTLGTLVIMVTLLVYFFLKNKRVLLSQQQRGRRGRLPPGPATLPIIGNMHQLILNKPAVFRWIHGLLKEMNTDIMCLRLGATHVIVVACPQIACEVLRKKDEVFASRPTTFASGLFSFGYKGSIFSPHGEQWKKMRRVLTVEILASSMERKLYHLRKEEYDHLVRYINKTYCSDMACPGNIVNVRHVTQHFVGNMIRRLVFGKRYFSDLPASSTSGPGHDEVAHVAALFTALNHLYSFCVSDYFPALIGLDMDGQEKVSKDAMQTLNRLHDPIIEERIHERSSTLEKCGEKKEARDFLDVLVHLKDAEGQPLLSLQEIRAQTAEMMFAAVDNPSNAVEWALAEMMNVPEIMQKATEELDTVVGKDRLVEESDIPRLNYLKSCIREAFRIHPYHALNVPHVAMADTTVAGYTIPKDSHILLSRLGLGRNPKIWTEPLEFQPERHLNTANVLLTDPGLRFISFSSGRRGCPGMSLGTSMTMMLFARMLQGFTWTKLPGVKSISLQERNAGLALAKPLVLQATPRLAAHLYIYDPAKKI, from the exons ATGACTCTTGGTACTCTTGTTATCATGGTGACTTTGCTGGTGTATTTTTTCTTGAAGAATAAAAGAGTGCTATTGTCCCAGCAGCAACGGGGGCGACGAGGCAGGCTGCCCCCAGGGCCTGCCACGCTGCCCATCATCGGTAACATGCACCAGCTGATTCTGAACAAGCCAGCGGTATTCCGGTGGATCCATGGCCTGCTCAAGGAGATGAACACAGACATCATGTGCCTCCGTCTTGGGGCTACTCATGTCATTGTTGTCGCATGCCCACAGATAGCCTGTGAGGTACTGCGAAAAAAAGATGAAGTTTTCGCCTCCCGTCCCACCACCTTCGCCTCAGGCTTATTCAGCTTCGGGTACAAGGGCTCCATCTTCTCACCACACGGAGAGCAGTGGAAGAAGATGAGGCGTGTCCTCACTGTTGAGATCCTCGCCTCGTCCATGGAGCGAAAGCTCTACCACCTCAGGAAAGAGGAGTACGACCACCTTGTGAGGTACATTAATAAAACTTATTGCAGCGACATGGCATGTCCAGGCAACATTGTCAACGTCCGTCATGTAACCCAACACTTCGTTGGTAACATGATAAGAAGGCTTGTGTTCGGTAAAAGATACTTCAGTGACCTACCAGCTTCATCCACTAGTGGGCCTGGACATGATGAGGTGGCACATGTTGCCGCTCTCTTCACGGCCCTCAACCATCTCTACAGCTTTTGCGTGTCCGACTACTTCCCAGCCCTTATAGGCCTTGACATGGATGGCCAAGAAAAGGTTTCGAAGGATGCCATGCAAACACTCAACCGGTTGCATGATCCCATTATAGAGGAGCGGATCCACGAAAGGTCATCCACTCTTGAGAAATGTGGTGAAAAGAAAGAGGCGAGAGACTTTTTggacgtcctagttcatctaaaAGATGCAGAGGGACAACCATTGCTGTCCCTACAAGAAATTAGAGCACAAACAGCG GAAATGATGTTTGCAGCAGTCGATAACCCATCTAATGCGGTTGAGTGGGCACTTGCTGAGATGATGAACGTGCCAGAGATCATGCAAAAAGCAACTGAGGAACTCGACACCGTTGTCGGTAAAGACAGACTAGTCGAAGAGTCTGACATTCCTCGGCTAAACTATCTCAAATCGTGCATCCGGGAGGCCTTCCGCATACACCCATACCATGCTCTTAATGTACCCCATGTCGCCATGGCGGACACAACTGTTGCTGGCTACACAATCCCCAAGGATAGCCACATACTTTTAAGCCGGCTTGGACTTGGCCGCAATCCCAAGATCTGGACTGAACCACTGGAGTTTCAACCTGAGAGGCATTTGAACACTGCGAATGTACTTCTCACTGATCCAGGCCTACGTTTCATTTCATTTAGCAGTGGGAGGAGGGGTTGTCCTGGGATGTCACTTGGTACCTCTATGACAATGATGTTGTTTGCAAGGATGTTGCAGGGATTCACTTGGACAAAGCTTCCCGGCGTTAAGAGTATCAGTCTCCAAGAACGCAATGCGGGCCTTGCACTAGCTAAACCCCTTGTTCTGCAAGCTACACCACGTTTGGCTGCACATCTCTATATATATGATCCAGCTAAAAAGATTTAA